From Caretta caretta isolate rCarCar2 chromosome 9, rCarCar1.hap1, whole genome shotgun sequence, one genomic window encodes:
- the RIPPLY1 gene encoding protein ripply1, whose translation MLDTLGPPALPLHQPQPGWEGYKELLGQARQRDLAPSSPAHTMDASVHAPLGLAGWLWGPPAAWGCGCPVQGQEQGRRFPPLWRPWLPTAKDLCRQNRDQTDPARGSETMVDGGSGKASALFRHPVRLFWPRSKSFDYLYSEGEKLLENFPVQATISLYEDSDSEEEEEGWGEEGQAEEWGQQAEESVLRQEASCHQGPAGASQPIKLCLK comes from the exons ATGCTGGACACCCTGGGACCTCCTGCTCTCCCCCTTCACCAGccccagccaggctgggagggctATAAAGAGCTCCTAGGACAGGCCAGACAGAGAGACCTTGCTCCTTCTTCGCCAGCTCACACCATGGATGCTTCTGTCCACGCTCCCCTCGGGCTGgccggctggctctggggccccccagctgcctggggctgtggATGCCCTGTGCAGGGCCAAGAACAAGGCAGAAG ATTCCCACCGCTCTGGAGACCCTGGCTTCCCACTGCAAAGGACCTGTGCAGGCAGAACAGGGACCAGACAGACCCA GCCCGTGGCAGCGAGACAATGGTGGATGGTGGCTCTGGCAAGGCATCAGCACTGTTCCGGCACCCCGTCAG ACTCTTCTGGCCCCGCTCCAAATCCTTCGATTACCTGTACAGTGAGGGGGagaagctgctggagaacttCCCTGTGCAAGCCACCATCAGCCTCTATGAGGACTCCgacagcgaggaggaggaggaaggctggggggaggaagggcaggcagaggagtggggtcaGCAGGCGGAGGAGTCTGTGTTACGGCAGGAGGCAAGCTGCCATCAGGGGCCAGCTGGGGCCAGCCAGCCAATAAAGCTCTGTCTGAAGTGA